The nucleotide window CTGACCGAGGATGCTCCCCGGCACACGCTCATTGAGCAGACCAAGGATGGCCTCCTTGTCGCCTTCGTGCGCCAGTCGTACCAGCTCGTCGATCGCGGCGTCGAGCGCTTCCCCAACGAGCTGGCCGTTCTCTTCCAGGCAAACGATGTCCGCGTGCTCGGTAGGGCGGTAATCCAGTCCCTCGTCCCAGAGCGATTCGCTGAGTTTTTCGCCCGGCCGAATGCCGGTGAACACGATCTCGATATCCTCACCAGGTTTGAATCCGGAAAGCCGGATCAGGTCCTCGGCCAAATCGAGAATGCGGACCTGATCGCCCATGCGCAGCACGAACAACTCTCCCCCGACACCCATCCCGGCCGCCTGCAGCACGAGATGGACCGCTTCGGGGATGGTCATAAAATAACGCCGCATTTCCGGATGCGTGACCGTCACCGGCCCGCCGTGCGCAATCTGGCGCTTGAAGATGGGTACGATGCTGCCGCGACTGCCCAAAACGTTGCCGAAACGTACCGAAACGAACGGCCTTCCGCTTCGGTCCGCGGCATCCCGTACGATCATTTCCGCCATACGTTTCGTCGCACCCATAACGCTCTTCGGCTGCACGGCCTTATCCGTGGAGATGAGCACCAATCGTTCGGTCCCGCAAGCCAACGCTGCCTCGACGACGCTTTTGGTCCCCAAGACGTTGTTGGTGACGGCTTCCTCGATATTCAACTCCATTAAAGGAACGTGCTTGTGCGCTGCGGCGTGAAAGATCGCTTCGGGGCGGAAACTCGAGAGAACGTCGTGTATGCGATCGATGTCGCGGATGTCGGCGATGATGGGAACGAGCGGTAGATTGGGATGATCCTCGCGAAGCTCGAGCAAGGCGTCGAAGATGCTGTTTTCTCCGTGCCCCAGCAGCGCAAGCTGCGCCGGTCCCCAGCGGGCGATCTGGCGGCAGAGCTCCAGCCCGATCGAGCCGCCCGCGCCGGTTACCAAAATCCGTTTGCCGCGCAGCACCCGCGTGGGCGAATCGTCGTCGATCCACACGGGCTCGCGCCGCAGCAAGTCGCTGATGTCGACGTCACGCAAACGGCTTACACTCAAGCTGCCGCCGATCAGTTCATACATGCCTGGCATCGTGCGAAAGGGGATGTCCCCCGAGCGGCACAGATGGGTAACCAGACGCACCACGTGCCCAGGCGCCGTGGGGATGGCAATCACGACTTCGTGTGCGTAATATTTATCCACGACAGACAGCAGCTCGCCA belongs to Anaerolineales bacterium and includes:
- a CDS encoding nucleoside-diphosphate sugar epimerase/dehydratase; translation: MRPKPILQIRNRYLLAVDLFLIVTSVLASFALRLELGTAFMNYLPSAWIMVIAALVIKPTVYYLFGLYRRYWVYASIREMRLILFATLSASASVAIVVLLVAAAGGMPRGFPRSVIGIDWLLSLFSVGGLRIIVRVLSESGQVSQKSDGLGGARRVVIVGAGDAGVLVVREMQRNPQLHMLPVAFVDDDKEKIDKEIHGVPVAGRLGELLSVVDKYYAHEVVIAIPTAPGHVVRLVTHLCRSGDIPFRTMPGMYELIGGSLSVSRLRDVDISDLLRREPVWIDDDSPTRVLRGKRILVTGAGGSIGLELCRQIARWGPAQLALLGHGENSIFDALLELREDHPNLPLVPIIADIRDIDRIHDVLSSFRPEAIFHAAAHKHVPLMELNIEEAVTNNVLGTKSVVEAALACGTERLVLISTDKAVQPKSVMGATKRMAEMIVRDAADRSGRPFVSVRFGNVLGSRGSIVPIFKRQIAHGGPVTVTHPEMRRYFMTIPEAVHLVLQAAGMGVGGELFVLRMGDQVRILDLAEDLIRLSGFKPGEDIEIVFTGIRPGEKLSESLWDEGLDYRPTEHADIVCLEENGQLVGEALDAAIDELVRLAHEGDKEAILGLLNERVPGSILGQAPPPDLTSVL